The window ACGAGAGCAAGACGTGGACGACGCACAATCTGGAGGCGGACGCGTGCGACACATACAACGCGTGTGGCGCGTACGGCATGTGCACAGCCGGAGACTCTCCCATGTGCCGGTGTATGGAGAGGTTTGTGCATAGGGATGAAGGGAATTTGTCGGTAGGGTGCCTGGCGAGGACTGCGTTGGCGTGTCGGGGAGATGTGTTCTTGAAGTACTCCGGGATTAAGCTTCCGGACGCGCGGAACACCACATATGATGAGCGGAAAATGCTGCCAGCGGATTGCGAGGCCGAGTGCTTGAAAAAGTGCTTGTGCACGGCGTACAAGCAGTTGGATATTAGGGAGGAGACGAGTGGGTGTTTGTTTTACTATGGGGAGTTGCTTGATGTTAGGACTATGCCTGTTGGTGGAGATGAGCTCTACATCAGAATTGCTTCTGCTGACTTAGGTAACAATTTATATCACAAATTCAAACCATCTCATATCGGAGAAttagaaaatatgcaaatacgCACGCGTTGTTAGAATGAGGCCTTATGATAATATATGTGTTATGTTTGGATAGGAAAAGATGCACATCCGAAACGAGTGAAACTCGTAGTGAGTCTTGCATCGATGGCGGTGGCTGCGGTTCTTCTCTGCCTTGGCCTGATTTTCTTGTGTGTTTGGAAGAGAAAGGAGATTTCAAATCATTATAATGAAGGTATGAATATTGTGATCAACAGTTATGgggaaagaaaattaaaataattatcattttgCAGGGAGATTTAGTGGAAGCTTAGGCCATGATGCAGATCTTCCATTCTTCAACTTATCATTAATCTTGAAAGCTACAGACAACTTTTCAACAGACAACAAGCTTGGGGAAGGTGGATTCGGACCTGTTTACAAGGGTGTTCTTGAAAACGGACAGGAAATCGCGGTGAAGCGCTTGTCCAAAACCTCGAAACAGGGAGTGGATGAATTGAAGAACGAAGTGATCTTGATAGCTAAACTTCAGCATCGGAATTTGGTGAGGACGTTAGGATGCTGCGCGGAGGGAGAAGAGAGCATGTTGATCTATGAATACATGCCTAACAATAGTCttgattttatcttatttGGTAAGCCCTTTCTTGTTAATTAGAAATTGGCCATACATATATCAAAGGAGAAGATACCAAGTAATGTAGCGATAAGCAATATGTTTATTACAGATGAAGCAAAAAGCATGTCTCTTGATTGGAGAAAAAGATTCAATATCATAACTGGAATTGCCAAGGGACTACTGTATCTTCATCAGGACTCGAGGCTGAGAATCATCCATCGCGACCTCAAAGCCAGCAACATATTGCTGGATAACGAGATGAACCCCAAGATATCCGACTTTGGGCTGGCCAGGAGTTTCGGTGGGAACGAGACTCAAGCTCAGACACGTAGAGTTGTTGGAACATAGTAAGAAATACATACTTTGTTTTGTACGTATTGAATGTATTAACCGTGACATTGCTAATCTGGCGGTGCAGTGGATACATGTCACCGGAATATGCAATAGACGGGATGTTCTCAATCAAATCCGACGTGTTCAGCTTCGGTGTTCTAGTGCTAGAAattgtgagtggaaaaagaaaCAGAGGATTCTGCCACGAACAAAACCAAAGCAGCCTAAACCTTTTGGGATATGTAAGTATAATTAGCACTAGTGAGCCAAGTGAAGCAGTTATTGTTCGCAAATTTTATATTGCCGTAAAGAGAAAACTGAAACCACTACATAAGTCTCATAAGCATCTCCTCCTATCGCCAATTGGTTTTAGAATGGAACCATATGGATTTCTTTCGGTTTATAAGTGAAATGTGTGGTTATTAACATGCAGGCGTGGACTCTATCCAAAGAAGGAAGGTCATGCGATCTAGTGGATCCGTGTCTAGGAGGTTTGTTCGACTTGTCTGAAGCCCTACGATCCATCCAAGTGGGGCTATTGTGCGTCCAGACATGCCAGGAAGATAGGCCCAGCATGTCAGAGGTGGTTTTCATGCTTGTTAACCAGGTTGAATTGCCTGTGCCCAAACAACCCGGTTTCTTCGCCGGGAGAGATGTGGGCGCTGGCCGGAGTTACAGTAGCTCGAACGCCACTACTTCCGACAATCAAGTCACCATTACCTGGAGTCAGGGTAGATAAGAAGGGAACTGCACACTAGAGTCAAGACTCGAGTGTGTTTAGAAAGATCATGTTTTTTGTGCTCTTAGACATGTAAATGTTACTATTAAAAGTCATCACAAGAATAATGTAATTGTAAAAATCCAAGCTGTATACTTAAATATCTTTCCACTTTAGTTTTATGCACTTCGTGGAGTGGTTTTTTAAGCTCAATTTTGTCCTAGTTTACGCATGATCATAGGCTTGATTGATTTTCATCTACAAATAATTCTCTATGTGAAAACACACAAGAGTCATCTTTGAGCAGAAAACAAGAGCATATAGCTTCACTATTTGAATAGTGAAAATCAATCCTCTGGCTCTATGGGTGTCAGCATATAGATACAATCACAAAGAAATTCAAAACTTGCACCaactaaaatgagaaattaccAGCTTTATCTTTATACCTCTTACACTTCCACTTCCACAATGCATTCTCAAACTTTCATTGTCAGCTATGCCTATATAACTTACAAGCCACCATATCCCCAGCAGCTCACagcataaaaatgaaatttatattcatcATAAGACGATGGCAAAAGCAAGCGTTCTAGTTTTGCATTCAACCGCAAACAAAAGGCCAAAATCAATGTTTTCACCTCATAATTCATGTGTAAGATCTGTTACTTGAATAGCATATCCTGGGAATGTAGCTCATATGATCTAACAACGAGCGAAAGTGTACGTAATTTTGTACCAGAATCTTCTGTTTCTCTGAACTTGAACATAAGTTTCCAGAAGAACATTTATCTTTCAAGAGTAGCTTACACTGACTATTGGTTAGCTTTATCAACAGATGGCGACTTGGGTTTCGTCGAACCATATTTTACTGATCTCTCTACAACTTCAGCAGAGCTAGACGCCTCCTCACGTTGTTTACGGATCTTCTCTTGGAGAGCTCGAACTCTGTCTTCAGTTTTGCGTAGAGCTCTCCACCTGTAGGTCAGCCATAAACCAAAACCTCCGTATACAAGAATATAAGAGCCCCATACGTAGGGGTAAGCCTCAACATCTTCTTTGGTTTTCCTATACCGCTCTTCAATTTTCTGTAACCACCCAACAGGCACAGGTTGCTCAGTTTCAGTATCATGTAACGTATCTTTTGTGTTTGGGTTGGTCGTCATCTTCTGCTTCGGTCTGGCATTgatatatcataaatattaatactGCAATTATCCTATCACTTGATATTCACAATATCTTTTAATAGGTCCGAACCCATCAAAATTATACTCATGGGTGAAAAACTATACTCCCGCACAATAGACTAACAATTATAGAAGGAAATGAATGCATCCCAAATGGCAAATATTCTCCCCATGTTCACATGGCATAAGCATCCATGAAACAAACAACACTAACCACAGCATGCTAACAAGAAAACCAAATACACAAGTCCATAAACGTTGGAATTCTCTTTTCTAGTAAATGGACCAATCACAGATTATAAAGAACACACCAAACACACAGTCAGATTATTAAGACTATAATTTAAAGTACATTATAATTTTCCCCACACCCCcacaaaaatagtttctattatttcatagaagtAATTTCAATGTGTGTGACTTCCAAAGCTTTCCAAATCAACATGTCTAACTACCCAAGCCCAAACATATAAGATGAGAGTGGATTTTCGTTTGTCAAGTGCAAGGTACTAGTAAAACAGGGGCGACCCCTCTAGAGAAATGTATCTCTCTCCTCCCTCACTCAGTGTTGTTAGGCACACACTGAGGCGATGAGGTACAAATTTGGGACGCGGGGCAAACTGGGGCTATGGCCAATGAGGTGAAAATTATCCCCCGGATCTCGCTCCCCCCTCCCAGCTTGGGTTGATTCTGGTGGAGACCCGTGCACCCTGCGGCCCAGGCGCGTTTTGAACAACAGTACCCTCACTACTCTTCTAAATCAAGTcattgttaattttaaaacacTAGTGTACTTAATAATTTGCAGGACTGTGTTTTATGGTCACTACAAATGCACTGGGCGAAGTTTGCAGGAGTCAAGAGAGCATGCTGATGAAGAGTTCAAGCCT is drawn from Salvia hispanica cultivar TCC Black 2014 chromosome 6, UniMelb_Shisp_WGS_1.0, whole genome shotgun sequence and contains these coding sequences:
- the LOC125194161 gene encoding G-type lectin S-receptor-like serine/threonine-protein kinase At4g27290 isoform X2, with amino-acid sequence MIEYRDKFASLLISSLIIHTISAATHSFSIRDGQTLVSSGGMFALGFFSLGSSTNRYLGIYYNNIKPNTYVWVANREAPLPTKSGSLTVTESGILLLRNETNGTVWSSSSTMRKVHNPSVELLDSGNLVVKDVDNDVPDTAFLWQSFDHPTDTYLPGMISLGWDLDTHVETYLSSWRAHDDPGPGEFTAHLDPTGYPQIVVRRGKTVKFRLGPWNGVRFSGSPGTRNNPTLRMNRDEVKYGEDNVEKSVIARLTLSLDGVGVRWIWSNESKTWTTHNLEADACDTYNACGAYGMCTAGDSPMCRCMERFVHRDEGNLSVGCLARTALACRGDVFLKYSGIKLPDARNTTYDERKMLPADCEAECLKKCLCTAYKQLDIREETSGCLFYYGELLDVRTMPVGGDELYIRIASADLGKDAHPKRVKLVVSLASMAVAAVLLCLGLIFLCVWKRKEISNHYNEGRFSGSLGHDADLPFFNLSLILKATDNFSTDNKLGEGGFGPVYKGVLENGQEIAVKRLSKTSKQGVDELKNEVILIAKLQHRNLVRTLGCCAEGEESMLIYEYMPNNSLDFILFDEAKSMSLDWRKRFNIITGIAKGLLYLHQDSRLRIIHRDLKASNILLDNEMNPKISDFGLARSFGGNETQAQTRRVVGTYGYMSPEYAIDGMFSIKSDVFSFGVLVLEIVSGKRNRGFCHEQNQSSLNLLGYAWTLSKEGRSCDLVDPCLGGLFDLSEALRSIQVGLLCVQTCQEDRPSMSEVVFMLVNQVELPVPKQPGFFAGRDVGAGRSYSSSNATTSDNQVTITWSQGR
- the LOC125194162 gene encoding uncharacterized protein LOC125194162, whose protein sequence is MTTNPNTKDTLHDTETEQPVPVGWLQKIEERYRKTKEDVEAYPYVWGSYILVYGGFGLWLTYRWRALRKTEDRVRALQEKIRKQREEASSSAEVVERSVKYGSTKPKSPSVDKANQ
- the LOC125194161 gene encoding G-type lectin S-receptor-like serine/threonine-protein kinase At4g27290 isoform X1 — encoded protein: MIEYRDKFASLLISSLIIHTISAATHSFSIRDGQTLVSSGGMFALGFFSLGSSTNRYLGIYYNNIKPNTYVWVANREAPLPTKSGSLTVTESGILLLRNETNGTVWSSSSTMRKVHNPSVELLDSGNLVVKDVDNDVPDTAFLWQSFDHPTDTYLPGMISLGWDLDTHVETYLSSWRAHDDPGPGEFTAHLDPTGYPQIVVRRGKTVKFRLGPWNGVRFSGSPGTRNNPTLRMNRDEVKYGEDNVEKSVIARLTLSLDGVGVRWIWSNESKTWTTHNLEADACDTYNACGAYGMCTAGDSPMCRCMERFVHRDEGNLSVGCLARTALACRGDVFLKYSGIKLPDARNTTYDERKMLPADCEAECLKKCLCTAYKQLDIREETSGCLFYYGELLDVRTMPVGGDELYIRIASADLGKDAHPKRVKLVVSLASMAVAAVLLCLGLIFLCVWKRKEISNHYNEGRFSGSLGHDADLPFFNLSLILKATDNFSTDNKLGEGGFGPVYKGVLENGQEIAVKRLSKTSKQGVDELKNEVILIAKLQHRNLVRTLGCCAEGEESMLIYEYMPNNSLDFILFAISNMFITDEAKSMSLDWRKRFNIITGIAKGLLYLHQDSRLRIIHRDLKASNILLDNEMNPKISDFGLARSFGGNETQAQTRRVVGTYGYMSPEYAIDGMFSIKSDVFSFGVLVLEIVSGKRNRGFCHEQNQSSLNLLGYAWTLSKEGRSCDLVDPCLGGLFDLSEALRSIQVGLLCVQTCQEDRPSMSEVVFMLVNQVELPVPKQPGFFAGRDVGAGRSYSSSNATTSDNQVTITWSQGR